From Streptomyces sp. NBC_00690, a single genomic window includes:
- a CDS encoding 4-hydroxybenzoate 3-monooxygenase, with protein MHTTVGIIGGGPAGLLLARLLHNAGIDTVTLESRDRAHVENRQRAGILEQGTVDVLRSAGVGDRMDREGLVHDGIELRFDGRSHRVDFPSLTGGRTVMVYAQTEVVKDLIALRSEDAGPLLFGARALAVEDADTDRPLIRYLHEGREQTLSCDYVVGCDGFHGVARQAIPTSIRTTYERTYPYSWLGILAEAAPVYDELIYAHSPRGFALASMRTPTVSRLYLQVDNGTDPADWPDERIWDELDARLALSGDAGVQLTRGAVSGKAVLPMRSSVTEPMRYGRVFLAGDAAHIVPPTGAKGLNLAVSDVTVLARALVQAHGSDSAELLDAYSDTCLRRVWRAEQFSYEMTTTLHHDPAHSPFETRLQLSRLDRLAVSGHAAAELAENYTGLPIDY; from the coding sequence ATGCACACCACCGTCGGCATCATCGGCGGCGGCCCGGCCGGGCTACTGCTCGCCCGGCTGCTGCACAACGCGGGCATCGACACGGTGACGCTCGAATCTCGGGACCGTGCCCACGTCGAGAATCGTCAGCGCGCCGGAATCCTCGAACAGGGCACGGTCGACGTGCTGCGGTCCGCAGGCGTCGGCGATCGGATGGACCGCGAGGGCCTCGTCCACGACGGCATCGAGTTGCGGTTCGACGGGCGCTCCCACCGGGTCGACTTCCCGTCCCTCACGGGCGGGCGAACGGTCATGGTGTACGCGCAGACCGAGGTCGTGAAGGATCTGATCGCCCTCCGTTCCGAGGACGCCGGACCGCTCCTGTTCGGGGCGCGGGCTCTCGCCGTGGAGGACGCGGACACCGACCGACCGCTCATCCGCTATCTTCACGAGGGTCGCGAACAGACCCTGAGCTGCGACTACGTCGTCGGTTGCGACGGTTTCCACGGAGTGGCACGCCAAGCGATCCCCACCTCGATCCGTACGACGTACGAGCGGACCTACCCGTACTCCTGGCTGGGCATCCTCGCCGAGGCGGCGCCGGTCTACGACGAGCTGATCTACGCCCACTCCCCGCGCGGCTTCGCGCTCGCCAGTATGCGCACGCCCACGGTGAGCCGGCTCTACCTCCAGGTCGACAACGGCACCGACCCCGCGGACTGGCCCGACGAGCGGATCTGGGACGAACTCGACGCCCGACTCGCCCTCAGCGGCGACGCCGGAGTGCAGCTGACGCGCGGCGCGGTCTCCGGCAAGGCCGTGCTGCCGATGCGCAGTTCGGTGACCGAACCGATGCGTTACGGGCGGGTGTTCCTGGCGGGTGACGCCGCGCACATCGTGCCGCCGACGGGCGCCAAGGGGCTCAATCTGGCGGTGTCCGACGTGACCGTCCTCGCCCGTGCCCTCGTCCAGGCCCACGGCTCCGACTCGGCCGAGCTCCTCGACGCGTACTCCGACACGTGTCTGCGCCGCGTCTGGCGGGCCGAGCAGTTCTCGTACGAGATGACCACGACCCTGCACCACGATCCGGCGCACTCCCCGTTCGAGACCCGTCTGCAACTCTCCCGGCTGGATCGGCTGGCAGTCTCCGGGCATGCCGCAGCCGAACTCGCCGAGAACTACACCGGTCTTCCGATCGACTACTGA